A genomic window from Triticum urartu cultivar G1812 chromosome 7, Tu2.1, whole genome shotgun sequence includes:
- the LOC125521531 gene encoding probable glycosyltransferase 4: MAEEQRVAAERRARRKLLFAVPIIPIVLLIVGSCALFLFTAELPRIRIEYACLDGARDAPATNSKEPPEAVVVQAVPGEEEEQPLRQLSDRPYSLGPNVSDYDARRAAWLAAHPRFPAFVAPGRPRVLMVTGSSPRQCKEAEGDHVLLRAFKNKADYCRVHGLDIFYSNAVLDGEMTGFWTKLPLLRALMVAHPEAELLWWVDSDAVFTDMLFEPPWGRYAGHNLVLHGWDGEVYGARNWLGANTGSFLLRNCRWSLDLLEAWARMGPRGPVRERYGRVFAAALSNRAAWEADDQSALVYLLVTERGRWGDKVFLESAYHLHGFWEEIVGRYEEMRSKGQPGLGDHRWPLVTHFVGCKPCGEPGATYDAVACREGMERALNFADDQILGLYGFQHESLGTTAVRRVRNDTGRPLDADDEEVGRLLHPEFRAANPL; the protein is encoded by the coding sequence ATGGCGGAGGAACAGCGAGTGGCGGCGGAGAGGCGAGCACGGCGCAAGCTGCTGTTCGCCGTCCCCATCATTCCGATCGTGTTGCTCATCGTCGGGTCATGCGCGCTCTTCTTGTTCACGGCCGAACTCCCGCGCATCCGCATCGAGTACGCCTGCCTCGATGGCGCCCGTGACGCTCCGGCCACGAATTCGAAGGAGCCGCCGGAGGCCGTGGTGGTGCAGGCTGTtcccggcgaggaggaggagcaaCCGCTGCGCCAGCTGAGCGACCGGCCGTACTCGCTGGGCCCGAACGTGTCCGACTACGACGCCCGCAGAGCGGCGTGGCTGGCCGCGCACCCTCGATTCCCGGCCTTTGTCGCCCCGGGGCGGCCTCGGGTGCTCATGGTCACCGGCTCGTCGCCGCGCCAGTGCAAGGAGGCGGAGGGCGACCACGTGCTCCTCCGCGCGTTCAAGAACAAGGCGGACTACTGCCGCGTGCACGGACTGGACATCTTCTACAGCAACGCGGTGCTGGACGGCGAGATGACGGGGTTCTGGACCAAGCTGCCGCTGCTGCGCGCGCTGATGGTGGCGCACCCGGAGGCGGAGCTGCTGTGGTGGGTGGACTCGGACGCGGTGTTCACGGACATGCTGTTCGAGCCGCCGTGGGGCAGGTACGCGGGCCACAACCTGGTGCTCCACGGCTGGGACGGCGAGGTGTACGGCGCCAGGAACTGGCTCGGCGCCAACACCGGCAGCTTCCTGCTCCGGAACTGCCGGTGGTCGCTGGACCTCCTGGAGGCCTGGGCGCGCATGGGGCCGCGCGGCCCCGTGCGCGAGCGGTACGGGAGGGTCTTCGCGGCGGCGCTGTCGAACCGAGCGGCCTGGGAGGCCGACGACCAGTCGGCGCTGGTGTACCTGCTGGTGACGGAGCGCGGCAGGTGGGGGGACAAGGTGTTTCTGGAGAGCGCCTACCACCTGCACGGGTTCTGGGAGGAGATCGTGGGGCGGTACGAGGAGATGCGGAGCAAGGGGCAGCCGGGGCTCGGCGACCACCGGTGGCCGCTGGTGACGCACTTCGTCGGGTGCAAGCCGTGCGGGGAGCCGGGCGCGACCTATGATGCCGTGGCGTGCCGTGAGGGCATGGAGCGCGCGCTCAACTTCGCCGACGACCAGATACTCGGCCTCTACGGGTTCCAGCACGAGTCGCTCGGCACCACGGCCGTGCGGCGCGTCAGGAACGATACCGGACGGCCGCTGGACGCCGACGACGAAGAGGTCGGCCGGCTCTTGCACCCAGAGTTCAGGGCCGCCAACCCATTGTGA